The genomic stretch ATTGATATCCCAGCATGTTCGAACTACGAATGCAACGAGACCGGCTCTACTCCGTCCGCGTGGCCATTGCCGGTTGTAGGAGAGCTCGAAGACACCGCAGCCTCGCCGACATCGGACTTCGTTGTACGGACCGGAGCCGCGACCCGACCCTCCATCCACCGATACAGCACCGGTAGTACAATCAATGTCAGTAACGTGGAACTGACGAGTCCTCCGATGACGACAATCGCCAAAGGCCGTTGTACTTCAGAACCGATGCCACGGGCAAATGCAAGGGGCAGCAAGCCAAGGAGAGCGACCAACGCGGTCATGAGGACAGGGCGCAACCGAAGCAAACAGCCTACCACTACGGCCTCGTCCAGACTGCGGCCCTCCTCACGTAACGTGTTCATGTACGAAACCAGCACAATGCCGTTCAAAACAGCCACGCCAAAGAGGTTGATGAAACCGATGGAGGCAGGCACGCTGAGGTATTCCCCCGTCAACCATAACGCCACCACTCCTCCCACCAATGCGAAGGGGAGGTTCAGGATGATTAGTGTGGCCTGACGGAGCGAATCGAACGACGAGTACAGCAACAGAAAAATGAGCCCGATGGTCAAGGGCACGATGATCCGGAGCCTGGCCATCGCCCGTTCCATGTTTTCGAACGACCCTCCCCACGTGATCGTATAGCCGGACGGAAGCGCCACCTGTGCGCTAATTTTCTCCTGCGCTTCAGACACCAAACTACCGATATCACGCCCCAGCGTGTTGAACCCGATAGACACATAACGCTGCAGCTGCTCGCGGCTGATCCGTCCAGGCCCCTCCTCCACCCGAACCGTCCCCAGATCGCCAAGGGGAACCAGCCGGCCGGATGCGTCAGTCAGGAGAATATTGCCGATGGTCTCGGCACTGTTCCGGTACTGTTCCGGAAAGCGTACGAAGAGGTCGAACCGTTGCTGGCCCTCATACACGCGGGTGGCAGCGCTCCCCCCGATCGCCGTCGTAATGATCTCCCGCACATCGGCAACGTTGATGCCATGCCGGGCAATCTTGCCACGGTCGATGTCGATCGTCAGGTAGGGCTGTCCGAAGAGTTGCTCAACCTTGATATCCTGCACCCCGCGCACGGTGCCAAGCACAGCGGCGATGTCGTTCGCTTTGAGCCGCAACAGCTCCAGATCGTCACCGAACAACTTGACCGTCGCTTCCGTCCGCACCCCAGAAATCAACTCATCGACTCGTTGTTGAATTGGCTGACTGATCAGAAAGGTGGCGCCCGGGACCTGCGTCAACCGTTCACGGAACTTCTGCATCAGTTCCGGCATCGTGCGGGCAGTCGTCCATTGATCAAGCGGGCGAAGCCGCACAACCGGGTCGCTTTCGTTGGCCTCTTGCGGATCGTTCCCTAATTCAGTTCTGCCGATCTTGGACAGCACCATTTCGACTTCCGGGAATTCCAGCATCGCGCGTTGCATATCTTTCTCGATCTCGATCGAGGCCTGCAGCGACACGCTGGGCAGCCGAATGGTTTGGGGAGCAACCGTTCCCTCGTTCAAGGTTGGAATAAACTCACTCCCCAGAAACGGCAAGAGTGCCAGGCTGGACAGGAGTAATCCGACTGCCACGATCAGCACAACCTTCCCATTCCCGAGCGCCCAGCGGAGCGAGGGCGCGTAGAGGCGCTTGGCCCAGCGGACGATCCAGGGGTCTTCTTCGCTCGCCCGTTTCAACATGAGAGAGCAGAGGACCGGCGACAGCGTCAGCGATAGGACGAGGGACACCAGGAGCGCGATCATGATGGTGTAGGCCAGCGGCTTGAACATTTTACCCTCCATTCCATGGAGGGACAGCACCGGCAGGAACACGATGATGATAATCAAGATACCGAATACGACCGGCTGCGCGACCTCTTTTGCCGCCGACAGGATCACCTCACTGTGCTTCCTGACGTTGCCATGCTGCAGCGAGAGATGTCGATAGACGTTCTCGACCACCACCACGGATCCGTCTACGATCATGCCGATCGCAATGGTCAATCCGCCCAGTGACATGAGGTTGGCCGTCAGGCCGACCTGGCCCATCACGATGAACGTGGCTAGAGGGGCCAGGACCAGGGTGCCGACGACGATCAGCGCGCTCCGGACGTTGCCTAAAAAAAGGAAGAGGACGATGACGACCAACACCACCCCCTCCGCGAGCGCCTTGTAGACGGTGCTCAACGCCGCATTGATCAGCTCGATCCGATCGTAGAACGGCACGATCTTCAGTCCGTCAGGGAGTAACTGCTTCGCATGAATGTCCTCGATGCGAGCCTTGATGCTTTCAACGACGTCGCGGGCATTGCCTCCCCGCAACATCAGGACGATACCGCTCACGACCTCCCGCTCTCCATTCAACACGGTGGCGCCATGCCGAACGGCATGGTCGACCCGTACCTGGGCCACATCGCCCACAAAGACCGGCGTCCCTGCGACAGCTTTCACGACGATGCGTTCGATATCCTGAATGGTGCGGATGAGCCCGACTCCCCGCACGATGTATTTCTCGGCATGTTTTTCCAGAATATCGCCGCCGGCATTGGCATTGTTGTTGGCGATGGCTTCAAAAACGTCGTGGAGGGTGAGGTTGTATTTTCGCAACATCGCCGGCTCGATCAGGACCTGGTACTGTTTGCTGTACCCGCCCATCGAATTGACGTCGATAACCTCAGGCGTGCGCTTCAACAGCGGTCGAATGACCCAATCCTGAACCGTACGCTGATCGATCAATGCCCGCTCAGTGGCGGCAGGGTCTTGCGAGGGACGAGAAGGTGCCTCCAAATAATATTGAAAAACCTCCCCGAGCCCCGTACTGTTCGGCACCAACATCGGTTCCGCCCCTGGGGGGAGCAGTTCCTTTACCTCGATCAGCCGTTCGAGCACCAGTTGGCGCGCGAGGTTGATATCCATCGAGTCGTCGAAGACGATCGTCACGAGGGAGAGGCCGACCTTGGTCAGGGATCGCAGTTCCGTCAGGGAGGGCACCCCAGTCAGCTGTAGTTCGATCGGATAGGTCACCAGCCGTTCGACTTCAGTGGGCGACAGTCCTGGTGCCTTGGTGACCACCTGCACCAGGACGCTGGTGACGTCGGGAAACGCATCGATGGGAATGGTTCGAAAGGCATAGAGCCCCCCTACCGCGATCATGATCGAAAAGATCACGATGAGCATGCGCTGGCGGAGGGACAGTTCAAGGAGTCGCGCGACCATCAAACTTGCTTCTTCAATAATTCAGATTTTAAGAGGAAGGCGCCGTGCGTCACGACCGGATCTCCTTCGCTCAGGCCGCTGAGAATAGTCGTGGCAATCCCGTTGGATTCGCCGACCTGAACATCGCGGGCTTCATAGGTATCCGCATCCCGCTGCACAAACACAAAGGTCCGGCCCTGATCCTGCTGCAATGCGGCATCCGGCACCACCAGCTGATCAGGCTGAGGCTCGGACGAGAGACGGATTGTTGCAAACATTTCCGGTTTGAGCCGCCCATCAGGGTTCGGCAGCTCAAGCCGAACTTGCATCGTACGAGTGGCAGGGTCCAGCACATCGCCCACATAGGTAATGGTACCCGTCATTACCTCTTTCGGGTACGCATTGACCCTGATCTCCGCATGCCTGGCTCCTGAGGCATGGATGGCGTGAACGAACGCAATATCCCGCTCGGGAATGTTGGCCAGCACCCAGACCTCTGACAGGTCGGCGATGACAAAAAGTTTCTCGGTCGTCTCGACCACTTCGCCCCTCGTCAGGCTGCGGCCAATGATGCGCCCGGAGAAGGGGGCGACGATCGGAACATGGGATTGAATATTCCGGCTGCGGCCAAGACGGAGAAATTGGTCGTCGTCCATCCCCAGCAGTTTCAAGCGGTCCCGGGACTCATCCGCTTCCGCTTGCATACTGAGCAACTCCGCCTGTCGACGCTGCGCTTCGGCTTCGCCGATCACTTGTTCTTTCAGGAGAAATTTGGCCCGTGCATACCCCTGCTCTGCGAGGTGGAGTTTAGCCCGCGCCTTGAGATAGGCAGATTGGGCAAGTCCCAAGTCGCTGCTATAGAGGATCGCCAGCAGGGCGTTCGCTTCGACCTGCTGGCCTAGATCCGCATACACGTCGACGACACGGCCCCGGACGAGCGTCGTAATGTCGGCCATGGCACGCTGATTCGGCTGAACGAGGGCAGGAAACTCCCGGTGGGTTCGGAACTCGCTCCGAACTACCGGCGCGACCACTACCCCGACCCGCAAGGATTCTTTCGCCGATAGACGGACGAGTCCATCGCCGGGAGCGACCTGCGGAAGAGCAACCGCAGACGTGGGCGGCGCACCATCACAACCGAATACCGCCGCGGCCACGCCGAGGAGCAGACCGAGAGCCGAGCCCCTGAAATATCGTGCCAACCTCCTCATGCCTGGCGCCCTCTTCACGCCTGACTCTATACGGTAAACGGTATCGCTCATAGCGTCCCTCCGACCGCTCGTTCGAGTCGAGCCAGCGACACGGACAAGTCATACCGAGCCTGCACGTAGTCCATCTGGATCTGTCGCTGCACACGTTGCGCGTCAAAAACCTCCAACAGGCTGGACGCTCCCTGCTGAAAGCTGAACTGAGCGAGCCGCAGAGCCTCCTGAGCCTGCTTCAGCAAACCTTTGTCGAACACCTCGATCAGTTCAGCCGTCGTCCTGGCGTCCTGATAATGTTGGTGCACCGCTCGCACCAGTTCGTTGCGAGCCCGCAGCAGTTCAGCCTCTTCACGTCGCTTGGTCCCCAACGCCGAAGCGATCTCCCCCTGTCGGCGATACCAAGTTGGGATCGGAACCGAGAGTCCTCCCTGCCAGGCTTCACGGCCAATTTCACGCCAATAGCTGCCGTTCACCGTCACGTTCGGCACTCGGGATTGCCGCTCAAACTCAAGCTTCCACTCGGATTGTTCGACCGATTGAAGCAGCCGTTGGATGGTGGGGTGCTGATTCAGCATACGTGTCATTAAGGGATCGATGTGAATTCCTTTCGGAATGTCGACAAACTCACCGCTCACCGAATAGGAGAGTCCCAGGACGCCGCCGGTGTAGGTATCCACTACGACACGACTGATCCGGACTGAATTGTCCGCCCGTGCCAGCTGTTGCCGCGCCTTGAGAACTTCAACTTCGGCCTTGATCGCCTCAAACTGAGGTGCTTCCCCTGATTTCACCCGGGCTTTGACGATTCGGGCCACCCCGTCGACGATGTCGAGGTTCTGCCGAGCCAAGCTGGCATCCTGCTGGGCCAGCAGGAGATCGTAGAAGGCCACTTTAACCTGGGCAATAAGATTCAACCGGGTTTCGGTAAGACCGGAATTCGCCGTGGCCACTCCGGCATCTGCCGCCCGCTGCCGTGCGGCACGCATCCCAGGCCATTCCAAGGGCTGCCCGATTGTCGCGTTATATTCTGTCAGCGATTGCCGTGCGAGCGATTGACCGATGTCAGCCCGGCCCGTATCTCTGATTTCGCCCACTCCGGTGTTTCCGGTCACCGTCGGATTGGGATAGGAGCCTGCAACGGTTTGTTGGCCACGCTGCTGATCGATAAACCCTTGCGCGCCTGCCATCGTCGGATTACGCTCCAGAGCCAGCTGGACAATCCCTTCCAACGTATATGTCTCTGGAGCATTTCCGGCTGCATGGGTCGTTGAGCAGACGAGAACCATCGAACATGTCGTTACGAGAGCGATCATCGAGAAGAACCTTGCCGATGCGGTTCTGCTTTTTGCGATGAAAATCTCACGAACACATTCTATTGAGGAACGCGACCATTGAATTGTTCTGTTCATCGTGCACTACCTTTTATCCACCATAAGACCTTGCTGTCAGTCTTCAAGAAATCTCCTACTGTATACCCTGACATGCGCTCACGCCTCGCGCAAGCCGTATTCCGGCATGCAGATTTTTTGAGGATACGCTTTTCTTTATTACTTTCGACCGGCCAAGAGGTTAGAGACCTCGATTCTCGCTGTGGGAGTCATGCGACCGCGTGGATCGGCAGGATTCAACCAAACATTGTACTGAACAATCCCAGGTCGGGAAAAGCATAGGCTCACATAACCCATCGGTGGAATCGTTGCCGTATCGTCCACCATACCGAGCCGCGTAAAGCCCTTTTCACATAACACAAGACTCAGATGGTGATGACTGAGAAGCCCAATTTTGACGGGATCGGACCGCAAATTTTGCCATCGTACCTCATCTCCAGTGGCAACATACAAGGCTTGCGGGCTGACATGCTCCAAGATTTCAATGTCGTGTATCCGTACCGGCTGAGTGCTCGACGGACTCGCACAACCGGCTAGTACTGCCAAGCAGACACAGACAACGGTGCGGCCGATCCACTGCGCATTCCTTCGGTCACCAAATCGAAACTGGTGGATCCTGGCAACGGACCGTCCCAGCATTGACAGGATGCGTTTCTTAATTTCTTCAGACATTGAGTAATCCTCTTGCCATGCAGTTGAATTCTTTCTCAACCGCGTTCACGAAGTCGCCACGCGCGAAGGGTCTCCAAAACGTCCTGCCCACTCAGATGGATTGTCTACGAACAGCCTGTTGACGGGTCGGCTCACCCTGCCGATCGCGATGCTTTTCATTGTTAGATGCTCGTGCTTCGTTGTCAGAATGGCATGAATTTTCCCTCTTGGGACTTGGGGTGATCCACCATCATGAGGGGATGGGATGTTTCATGTGCCGCACAGCGCTCCTAAACGGCATGTGCGTCGTGAGTCTCGCATCCTGCTTCTTCTATGCCAGCCGTACCATCATCTGCAGATCCAGCCCCTGAGCGACGACAAAAAGGCTGCATGTCTAACGCTCGTCACTCATGAATGTGCCCTCCCGATATACGAACGCAGAGACACTCATCGCCTTCGCGTATCCCCGTCATGTCGATTTTCATCTGTGGCCGTTTGAATCACGAGCGAGGGACACGAAGCGGTTGGAGCGAACCCACTGCGCCCCGTGCCGGACGCATTCCTCGTTGTGTCATGGGCCCTACGTCCCCATGAGCCTGCACATCCCTATTGGCCTCAATGAGAGGATCGATGACGTTTCCGCAATTCACACAGAGCCACCCGTCATACTCCCATGTATGCTCGTGGCAGAAATGCATCGGAATGATGAATCCGCAGCAGCGTTCACATCGCATATGCCACTCGCGATATCCCGGAATATCTTTAGCCTGGAACCTGCACTCTCCGGGCCTCCATTGTCGAGCGCAGCAGGTCACTTCGACGGAACAGAATGACCGATCTCACTTACTCGACCGTCGTGGATCTGATCGTCTGGACGTTTGAATCGATCAGATCGAACTGACAATATCAGGAAATATGCGTCGGCATTTCCTCGCGAGCAGTTCAGCATCGAACGGCTTCACGAGATACTCTTTGGCTCCCAGATTCACCGCGTCGCGGAGACGCTTAATCTCGCTCGATAGCGCAGTCACAATCACGGGGATCTCCGAATGACGGTCCCGCATTTCCTGCAAAATCGCCATCCCTCCAAGCAAGGGCATATCGAGTTCAAGTACAAGTCCGTCGAAGGGAGCCCGCTCCTTTTCCTGTGCGATTCGAACAAGACCGGAAAACCCACTGTCTTCACTCGCCACAGAGAACCCAAGCCCGAGCAGGTGCTCACAGACTATGTTCCTCGCTTCATCGTCATGATCAATAACCAGAATGCGTCGACGCATGGACATCTGCCCGATGGCAGCACCCCTTTCCTCCGATAACGATTCTTTCCGAACAAGAGCGGCAATTCTCATACGCGCTGGTCTCTCCCGTTCACGATGATGATTGCGTTCTTTCAAGAGGCGCTATGACGTATCTCCTTGTTGCAACGCCCCCGCCCTCTTCACCACCTATCGGGAAGCCTCCGGCACTTGCGTTGAGAGCGCCCCACTCACTCGATCTTCAATGAGAATCATAATCTGTTGCTCGGCTCGCTCACTGTGTCCCAGCACTCGCACCGCACACAAGTTAAATGCCCCCTGCTTCGTTCTGACGGTCTTTCGAGCCTCTTCCTCATCTGGATGGGACCATGATCCCCACGTGTTGCGTTCACGTATTTGTGTCCCCAACTTGATAATTTCGAGACGGAGGTCATGTGTATCTGGCACGACCGAGTCCATATCCCCTGCTCGGTCCATGTACTGGCGTGCCCGATCATTCGCATAATGCAGTTGCAAAGACTCTCCCAGCATGACGATACCGACGTCGGTGTCATCGGTTTGACTGTACAGCGCCGGCCTTGAGCCTGCACCCATTGTCGCCTCACACGTTGAAAAATCTTGCCTTACACGGTCACGGGCTCAACGCATGGCCCGCAGCGCAACGCCTCATGGACGCTGCCATGTTCATGTCCTACATGACCGGCGGGCGAAGCGCGTCCCAGACTCCCGATCCCTGCCCAGGATGTCCATAGGTCATGAGCTGACGATAAAAGACCGCGCATTCATCGCAGTACGTATCGGACACAAAGACCTCGGGCAACCCAATGCGGTAACGATGTAGGAGCTCGGGCAAATTATCCCATTGCGGGGCGGCAAGCTCAGATGATTCCGCCAAGCGCATCCTGTGGCAGAGCAAGCAGCGAACCGCGTGAAAATCGGACTCGGTTGCTTCCGTGAGATCTTCATCAGGCTTCATATGGCAACATTCCGCTGTTCAGAAACTACAGGCTTTCGTACCGGTCATGCCATGCGCTACAAATTCTTGGGATGCTGGTCGTGCAAGGGCATTGCTGATGATTTCATTAAAAGTGGTTCGCAAATCTCCCGCCTGTCCCTTTGACACAAACGCATAGGCTCCCGCGGCAAAGGCGCGCGCAACATGGTCCGAGTCGTCATGACCACTCATGAGAATGACTTTCGTGTGCGGAAGCAGTTCCCGCAATCGACGGGCTGCCTCCAATCCATTCACGCCAGGCATGTCGATGTCTGAAATCACGATGTCCGGCATGAGTTCGACCGCAGCAGTGAGGAGGGCACTCCCATCCGGGACCGTCCCTACAATCCGATCTTTGTCTGATAAAAGGCAGGCCAACATCTGCAGCACATGCTGATTGTCATCCGCTAGAAGAAGCCGCATCTTCTCCACGATCTGCCCTCCTCCGATTAGATAGCTCAGGTCATCTCTTCCGGATATATATTAAAGTGGAGGCACGAAAGACGTATACTAGGCGTGTCCCTAGGGAAGCACGACTATCTCCCTGGGAAGATTGAAGATTGTGGCAGGGTCTTCATCGGACGTCTGCGGCAATCATCGCTCAGTTTGCCGATCCCGCGACGCGGCGCTCGGATACGCGACAAGCTGCGATGCATCATGGGGCTACGGGAGCCGGCTCGTACGGCAGGGAGCCTACAAAGGCTTAGTCCGATGCGGTGAGGCCGTGAAGGAGTGCGTATTTTGTCAGCTCTGCCGTCGTATGAAGATCGAGTTGGGTCATGATCTGCGACTTGTGAAACTCGACGGTCTTTGGTGAGATATTGAGGGTCGTCGCAATCTCCTTGACCGTCATCCCTTCCGCAACGAGTTGCAAGACTTCTCGTTGACGCGCCGTCAATGGTTCATCCTTCGACACGGCAGGCCTGCCGCCGGTGATGACCGCCTTCACCAGACCTTTTGCAACTAATGGGGTGACATAACACTGCCCCCCCATAGCCGACTCAATGGCTTGGAGTAATTCTGAGCCGGCGGATCGTTTCAGGAGATAACCGGAAGCACCTGCCTTGAACGCTTCATTCACATAGGCCGAATCGGCATGCATGGTGACGAAAATCAGCTTGGTGCGAGGAAGCATTTTCTTCAGCTTCCTAGCGGCGTCGATCCCATTGAGCTGCGGCATCGAGATGTCGAGCGTGACGAGGTCCGGCTGGAGTTCTTCTGCCATTCTAAGAAGAGTACGGCCATCCTCCGCGACGCCCACAATGTCGCACCGCTCCTCCAACAGCTTCCGGAATCCGTCCAACACCAACGTATGGTCATCAGCCAAGAGCACCCGGGGCCTGCTCATTCGTCCTCCT from Nitrospirota bacterium encodes the following:
- a CDS encoding CusA/CzcA family heavy metal efflux RND transporter — protein: MVARLLELSLRQRMLIVIFSIMIAVGGLYAFRTIPIDAFPDVTSVLVQVVTKAPGLSPTEVERLVTYPIELQLTGVPSLTELRSLTKVGLSLVTIVFDDSMDINLARQLVLERLIEVKELLPPGAEPMLVPNSTGLGEVFQYYLEAPSRPSQDPAATERALIDQRTVQDWVIRPLLKRTPEVIDVNSMGGYSKQYQVLIEPAMLRKYNLTLHDVFEAIANNNANAGGDILEKHAEKYIVRGVGLIRTIQDIERIVVKAVAGTPVFVGDVAQVRVDHAVRHGATVLNGEREVVSGIVLMLRGGNARDVVESIKARIEDIHAKQLLPDGLKIVPFYDRIELINAALSTVYKALAEGVVLVVIVLFLFLGNVRSALIVVGTLVLAPLATFIVMGQVGLTANLMSLGGLTIAIGMIVDGSVVVVENVYRHLSLQHGNVRKHSEVILSAAKEVAQPVVFGILIIIIVFLPVLSLHGMEGKMFKPLAYTIMIALLVSLVLSLTLSPVLCSLMLKRASEEDPWIVRWAKRLYAPSLRWALGNGKVVLIVAVGLLLSSLALLPFLGSEFIPTLNEGTVAPQTIRLPSVSLQASIEIEKDMQRAMLEFPEVEMVLSKIGRTELGNDPQEANESDPVVRLRPLDQWTTARTMPELMQKFRERLTQVPGATFLISQPIQQRVDELISGVRTEATVKLFGDDLELLRLKANDIAAVLGTVRGVQDIKVEQLFGQPYLTIDIDRGKIARHGINVADVREIITTAIGGSAATRVYEGQQRFDLFVRFPEQYRNSAETIGNILLTDASGRLVPLGDLGTVRVEEGPGRISREQLQRYVSIGFNTLGRDIGSLVSEAQEKISAQVALPSGYTITWGGSFENMERAMARLRIIVPLTIGLIFLLLYSSFDSLRQATLIILNLPFALVGGVVALWLTGEYLSVPASIGFINLFGVAVLNGIVLVSYMNTLREEGRSLDEAVVVGCLLRLRPVLMTALVALLGLLPLAFARGIGSEVQRPLAIVVIGGLVSSTLLTLIVLPVLYRWMEGRVAAPVRTTKSDVGEAAVSSSSPTTGNGHADGVEPVSLHS
- a CDS encoding efflux RND transporter periplasmic adaptor subunit; translated protein: MRRLARYFRGSALGLLLGVAAAVFGCDGAPPTSAVALPQVAPGDGLVRLSAKESLRVGVVVAPVVRSEFRTHREFPALVQPNQRAMADITTLVRGRVVDVYADLGQQVEANALLAILYSSDLGLAQSAYLKARAKLHLAEQGYARAKFLLKEQVIGEAEAQRRQAELLSMQAEADESRDRLKLLGMDDDQFLRLGRSRNIQSHVPIVAPFSGRIIGRSLTRGEVVETTEKLFVIADLSEVWVLANIPERDIAFVHAIHASGARHAEIRVNAYPKEVMTGTITYVGDVLDPATRTMQVRLELPNPDGRLKPEMFATIRLSSEPQPDQLVVPDAALQQDQGRTFVFVQRDADTYEARDVQVGESNGIATTILSGLSEGDPVVTHGAFLLKSELLKKQV
- a CDS encoding TolC family protein — protein: MIALVTTCSMVLVCSTTHAAGNAPETYTLEGIVQLALERNPTMAGAQGFIDQQRGQQTVAGSYPNPTVTGNTGVGEIRDTGRADIGQSLARQSLTEYNATIGQPLEWPGMRAARQRAADAGVATANSGLTETRLNLIAQVKVAFYDLLLAQQDASLARQNLDIVDGVARIVKARVKSGEAPQFEAIKAEVEVLKARQQLARADNSVRISRVVVDTYTGGVLGLSYSVSGEFVDIPKGIHIDPLMTRMLNQHPTIQRLLQSVEQSEWKLEFERQSRVPNVTVNGSYWREIGREAWQGGLSVPIPTWYRRQGEIASALGTKRREEAELLRARNELVRAVHQHYQDARTTAELIEVFDKGLLKQAQEALRLAQFSFQQGASSLLEVFDAQRVQRQIQMDYVQARYDLSVSLARLERAVGGTL
- a CDS encoding response regulator gives rise to the protein MRRRILVIDHDDEARNIVCEHLLGLGFSVASEDSGFSGLVRIAQEKERAPFDGLVLELDMPLLGGMAILQEMRDRHSEIPVIVTALSSEIKRLRDAVNLGAKEYLVKPFDAELLARKCRRIFPDIVSSI
- a CDS encoding response regulator yields the protein MRLLLADDNQHVLQMLACLLSDKDRIVGTVPDGSALLTAAVELMPDIVISDIDMPGVNGLEAARRLRELLPHTKVILMSGHDDSDHVARAFAAGAYAFVSKGQAGDLRTTFNEIISNALARPASQEFVAHGMTGTKACSF
- a CDS encoding response regulator transcription factor, producing MSRPRVLLADDHTLVLDGFRKLLEERCDIVGVAEDGRTLLRMAEELQPDLVTLDISMPQLNGIDAARKLKKMLPRTKLIFVTMHADSAYVNEAFKAGASGYLLKRSAGSELLQAIESAMGGQCYVTPLVAKGLVKAVITGGRPAVSKDEPLTARQREVLQLVAEGMTVKEIATTLNISPKTVEFHKSQIMTQLDLHTTAELTKYALLHGLTASD